A region from the Saccharomonospora azurea NA-128 genome encodes:
- the miaA gene encoding tRNA (adenosine(37)-N6)-dimethylallyltransferase MiaA, whose translation MGPPVIAPVAVVGPTATGKTALGVELALALGGEVVNADAMQLYRGMDIGTAKATVEERRGVPHHLLDVLDVTETASVAAYQKQARATIEAILDAGRVPVIVGGSGLYVQAIVDDLRFPGTDPVVRSDLEEQARVQGAAALHRRLAMLDPKAADTILPTDTRRIVRALEVIAVTGEPFSANLPTPGPPRYGTVMVGVDRAVAELDERVERRVEHMFDAGLVDEVRRLERHGLRHGRTASRALGYRQVLDALAGDGDLKAAARETVVATRRFVRRQRSWFRRDDRITWFDGGAEDPVGAVLAHLDP comes from the coding sequence ATGGGACCGCCGGTGATCGCGCCGGTCGCCGTCGTCGGCCCCACCGCCACCGGGAAGACGGCCCTCGGCGTCGAGCTGGCACTCGCGCTGGGCGGCGAGGTGGTCAACGCCGACGCCATGCAGCTGTACCGCGGCATGGACATCGGCACGGCGAAGGCCACCGTCGAGGAACGCCGCGGAGTACCGCATCACCTCCTCGACGTTCTCGACGTCACCGAGACGGCGTCGGTGGCCGCGTATCAGAAGCAGGCGCGCGCGACGATCGAGGCGATCCTGGACGCGGGCCGGGTCCCGGTGATCGTGGGCGGTTCCGGTCTCTACGTGCAGGCGATCGTCGACGACCTCCGCTTCCCCGGGACGGACCCGGTCGTGCGGAGCGACCTCGAGGAACAGGCGCGAGTCCAGGGCGCGGCGGCACTGCACCGCAGGCTCGCGATGCTCGACCCGAAGGCGGCCGACACCATCCTGCCCACCGACACCCGGCGCATCGTGCGGGCTCTGGAGGTCATCGCGGTCACCGGCGAGCCGTTCTCCGCGAATCTCCCCACTCCGGGGCCGCCCCGGTACGGCACGGTCATGGTCGGTGTCGACCGCGCGGTGGCCGAGCTCGACGAGCGGGTGGAACGCCGCGTGGAGCACATGTTCGACGCGGGGCTCGTGGACGAGGTGCGCAGGCTCGAACGACACGGTCTGCGACACGGCAGGACGGCGTCCCGGGCGCTCGGGTACCGGCAGGTGCTGGACGCGCTCGCCGGTGACGGCGACCTCAAGGCCGCCGCGCGGGAGACCGTCGTGGCCACACGACGCTTCGTGCGCAGGCAACGGTCGTGGTTCCGGCGTGACGACCGCATCACGTGGTTCGACGGCGGCGCGGAGGATCCGGTCGGCGCCGTGTTGGCACACCTCGACCCGTAA
- a CDS encoding class III extradiol ring-cleavage dioxygenase family protein, with protein MITCAVVVPSPPLLVPALVPGAVERSAAVRDATLTAVRALAQVNRHWVAVGVASGRHTVHPSTRGSFRGFGVDVPVALSGTADGAETTLPLPALLAGWLRDQAGAESVRVELVSAHADVADCVALGERLAGADEAALLVLGDGSTRHPTAPPGWPDPRAEAFDATVGAALAEADAEALLAIDPALAADLQAEGRPAWQVLAGLARSSGDWGGELLYSDAPFGVAYHVATWDRR; from the coding sequence GTGATCACGTGTGCCGTCGTGGTGCCCTCGCCTCCCCTGCTCGTGCCCGCTCTCGTGCCGGGCGCGGTGGAGCGCAGTGCCGCCGTGCGCGACGCCACGCTGACGGCTGTCCGCGCGTTGGCGCAGGTCAACCGCCACTGGGTCGCGGTGGGGGTGGCGTCCGGTCGCCACACGGTGCACCCGAGTACGCGCGGCAGCTTCCGCGGTTTCGGGGTGGACGTCCCCGTGGCCCTGTCCGGCACCGCCGACGGCGCGGAGACCACGCTGCCCCTCCCCGCGCTCCTCGCGGGCTGGCTCCGGGACCAGGCCGGGGCGGAGTCCGTGCGGGTGGAGCTCGTGAGCGCCCATGCCGATGTCGCCGACTGCGTCGCTCTCGGTGAACGACTCGCCGGGGCGGACGAGGCGGCGTTGCTCGTGCTCGGCGACGGGTCGACCCGGCACCCCACGGCTCCTCCCGGATGGCCGGATCCACGCGCCGAGGCTTTCGACGCGACCGTGGGTGCCGCGCTGGCCGAGGCGGACGCCGAGGCACTGCTGGCGATCGACCCCGCGCTCGCCGCCGACCTCCAGGCCGAGGGCCGTCCGGCCTGGCAGGTGCTGGCCGGGCTCGCCCGCTCCTCGGGCGACTGGGGTGGCGAGCTGCTGTACTCCGACGCTCCGTTCGGCGTGGCCTACCACGTGGCGACATGGGACCGCCGGTGA
- a CDS encoding DUF349 domain-containing protein, protein MAEQNTPRGSDVPDVPDVADVADVPEGAEAAPVPGTPADVADTAAPADVPAPHKVPHSPGGAQAPAVPVAETHPSRWGRVADDGTVYVRTADGERAVGVWQAGSPEEGLMHYARRFDDLRTEVELLESRLASGAGDPKQALSSATHLRDGLAEAAVVGDLDALRARLDQVVTHAEKALEHSRQERERARAEAIARKQALVEEAEEIAATSTQWKAAGDRLKAILEEWKTIKGVDRKTDDELWKRFSKARESFSRRRGSHFAELDKQRAAAKRRKEELIEQAEALSDSTDWGPTASRYKELMAEWKAAGRAPKDADDALWQRFRAAQDAFFSRRAAAFSERDAEFAENATRKEELLVEAEKIDPSSNLDAAKAQFRRIQEMWDEIGKVPRDRIRELDGRLKAVADRIRSAEDARWRRTDPEAEARAAQFRERVEQFEAQAAKARAAGDERRAKQAEAQAAQWREWLRTAEQAVANR, encoded by the coding sequence ATGGCCGAGCAGAACACCCCCCGCGGCAGTGACGTTCCCGACGTCCCCGACGTTGCCGACGTTGCCGACGTCCCCGAGGGCGCCGAGGCCGCCCCGGTTCCCGGCACTCCCGCCGATGTCGCCGACACCGCCGCCCCGGCGGACGTCCCCGCGCCGCACAAGGTGCCCCACTCCCCCGGAGGCGCGCAGGCACCCGCTGTGCCGGTTGCCGAGACACACCCGTCGCGGTGGGGCCGTGTCGCCGACGACGGCACCGTCTACGTGCGCACGGCCGACGGTGAACGCGCCGTGGGCGTGTGGCAGGCCGGCTCGCCCGAGGAAGGGCTGATGCACTACGCCCGAAGGTTCGACGACCTCCGCACCGAGGTCGAGTTGCTGGAGTCGCGGCTCGCCTCGGGAGCGGGTGACCCGAAGCAGGCCCTGTCCAGCGCCACTCACCTGCGCGACGGCCTTGCCGAGGCGGCCGTGGTCGGCGACCTCGACGCTCTCCGCGCGCGGCTCGACCAGGTGGTGACCCACGCCGAGAAGGCCCTCGAACACAGCCGCCAGGAACGCGAGCGGGCCCGGGCCGAGGCCATCGCGCGCAAGCAGGCGCTCGTGGAGGAGGCCGAGGAGATCGCCGCGACGTCGACCCAGTGGAAGGCCGCGGGCGACCGGCTCAAGGCCATCCTCGAGGAGTGGAAGACGATCAAGGGCGTCGACCGCAAGACCGACGACGAGCTGTGGAAGCGGTTCTCCAAGGCACGCGAGTCCTTCAGCCGCCGCCGGGGCTCCCACTTCGCCGAGCTCGACAAGCAGCGGGCCGCGGCCAAGCGCCGCAAGGAAGAGCTGATCGAGCAGGCCGAGGCGCTGTCCGACTCCACGGACTGGGGCCCCACCGCGAGCCGGTACAAGGAACTCATGGCCGAGTGGAAGGCCGCGGGACGGGCTCCCAAGGACGCCGACGACGCGCTGTGGCAGCGGTTCCGGGCGGCTCAGGACGCCTTCTTCTCCCGCAGGGCCGCGGCCTTCTCCGAGCGGGACGCGGAGTTCGCGGAGAACGCGACGCGCAAGGAGGAGCTGCTGGTCGAGGCCGAGAAGATCGACCCGTCCTCGAACCTGGACGCCGCGAAGGCCCAGTTCCGACGCATCCAGGAGATGTGGGACGAGATCGGCAAGGTGCCGCGCGACCGCATCCGGGAGCTCGACGGGCGGCTGAAGGCCGTCGCCGACCGCATCCGCTCGGCCGAGGACGCGCGGTGGCGTCGCACCGACCCGGAGGCCGAGGCGCGCGCGGCGCAGTTCCGCGAGCGCGTCGAACAGTTCGAGGCACAGGCCGCGAAGGCGCGGGCCGCGGGAGACGAGCGGCGCGCGAAGCAGGCCGAGGCGCAGGCCGCGCAGTGGCGCGAGTGGCTGCGCACGGCCGAGCAGGCCGTCGCCAACCGCTGA
- a CDS encoding Rv2732c family membrane protein: MSDESKAEFPASNDQLDARTAAALEETLGRAARTVEFGRRGFTIAVFVFLLLIGFVLPWVDGRPGWQALIGEAGAIPQLFAATAAGFGVFGSALALTTRRWWLAWVCAIGGWFASVDGILAVWSQQSSGISGVSGAGPGIGLVIAAGAMIVLAFQWMRVAWSRH, from the coding sequence GTGAGTGACGAGTCGAAGGCCGAGTTCCCGGCCTCGAACGACCAGCTCGACGCACGCACCGCCGCCGCACTCGAGGAGACTCTCGGCCGCGCGGCACGCACCGTCGAGTTCGGCCGCCGTGGTTTCACCATCGCGGTGTTCGTGTTCCTGTTGCTGATCGGCTTCGTGCTGCCGTGGGTCGACGGTCGTCCCGGGTGGCAGGCGTTGATCGGCGAGGCGGGCGCGATCCCGCAGTTGTTCGCCGCGACGGCCGCCGGTTTCGGTGTGTTCGGCTCGGCGCTCGCGCTGACCACACGACGGTGGTGGCTGGCGTGGGTGTGCGCGATCGGCGGCTGGTTCGCGTCGGTGGACGGGATCCTGGCCGTGTGGTCGCAGCAGTCGTCGGGCATCAGCGGTGTGTCGGGAGCCGGCCCCGGTATCGGGCTGGTGATCGCCGCCGGAGCGATGATCGTGCTGGCGTTCCAGTGGATGAGGGTCGCGTGGTCGCGGCACTGA